From a single Bryobacter aggregatus MPL3 genomic region:
- a CDS encoding winged helix-turn-helix domain-containing protein, whose translation MKRSRDHIFTYGPIQLTRETRRVTVDGSPVGLTATEFRLLETLLADPDVVFSRDQLLRAAWPSSRSPSGRAVDICIRRIRLKLASHPVAQSFLQTVRGFGYSLAPR comes from the coding sequence ATGAAGCGTTCTCGCGATCACATCTTTACTTACGGGCCTATTCAGTTGACCCGTGAGACGCGAAGGGTCACGGTCGACGGTAGTCCTGTGGGTTTGACCGCGACTGAGTTCCGTCTTCTTGAAACTCTGCTTGCCGATCCGGACGTTGTCTTTAGTCGGGATCAGCTTCTGCGGGCTGCCTGGCCAAGCTCTCGCAGTCCTTCGGGCCGCGCGGTGGATATTTGCATCCGCCGCATCCGCCTGAAGTTGGCTTCGCATCCGGTTGCGCAGTCCTTTCTGCAGACGGTGCGCGGCTTCGGCTATAGCCTCGCGCCGCGTTAG
- a CDS encoding TonB-dependent receptor gives MKHQRNSQLAQYLLGIVLLAAPAWTQPAELSGFVRDTTGAAVANARLTIRNLDTNVQLTVSSNGLGIYNLPSLPPGRYELSVEAVGFQKQIIEDIKLEVAAKVAREILLPVGSLSQAMTVNGSGININTVDASVSTVIDRHFVENMPLNGRSFQSLLTLVPGVTAVVSSRGTGQSGAMSVNGQRTESNYFTVDGVSANTGASPSTPGWGAGYGGSTPGETALGTTQSLVSVDALQEFRATTSTYSAEYGRGPGGQFSFTTRSGTNGFHGSLFNYFRNDALDANNFFSNATGTQKPKQRQNDFGGTLGGPLHIPKLYNGKDRTFFFFSYEGLRLRTPQPAVVTDVPSLAMRANAPVPLRVFLNAFPLPNGPETVQGLASFTGVWSNPGSINSSSLRMDHSITDTFKVFGRYSDAPSESITRSTSNMARSTSQLGSAKTLTLGATNIFSARANNELRFNLTRNGQGLLHTLDNFGGATPLKISAIPGYSNSDQHWVDIYLQWGLRPSYALNSKRNLQQQINLTDSFSLSLGRHNLKAGIDYRRLATQQASPSLYQFALYNTYTELMANTAPNVTLERFSGDVSPIYTNFSAFLQDEWKINSRLSLSLGLRWDVNPPPSDSNGNIPYNLDQTRNLATAKMAPAGTPLWNTRWNNLAPRIGLAYHLRQSNGWDTVLRLGSGLFYDTTNTMASHGYFGVGLVGALRFLNVGSAFPVSADQIAQLPVGSIATPYNFSVYAINRDIKSPYTMQWSAAVEQGIGQNQTLTLNYIGSATRQLPVAWTYNAAAAGAINPDFKAWGLYLTTNGANASYHGLQAQFQRRISRGLQATAFYTWSHTIDDATNNFGVSKLLRGNSDYDIRHNFQSAITYELPGRYSHSWLNAAFAHWATDTRISARSGMPVDILGITGVDPTLGTSVSYQPNLVAGQPLYISDKAAPGGRRINFAAFSTTVVGTHGNLGRNVANGFGTFQTDIAIRRQFQLSERFGLQFRGEAFNVFNHPVFGSIYNQLSSGAARFGLAYNTQNTQMGGLNSLYQTGGPRSVQLALKLIF, from the coding sequence ATGAAACACCAAAGAAACTCTCAATTGGCACAATATTTACTAGGCATTGTGCTGCTGGCAGCGCCAGCCTGGACACAACCTGCGGAACTCTCCGGCTTTGTGAGAGACACCACTGGGGCAGCGGTTGCCAATGCGCGGCTGACCATTCGGAATCTCGATACCAACGTTCAGTTGACCGTCAGTAGTAACGGGCTGGGCATCTACAATCTGCCCTCCTTGCCGCCAGGACGCTATGAACTCAGCGTAGAAGCGGTTGGCTTTCAGAAGCAGATCATTGAAGACATCAAGCTCGAGGTCGCCGCAAAGGTAGCCCGCGAGATTCTGCTTCCGGTGGGCAGCCTCAGCCAGGCGATGACCGTCAATGGCAGCGGGATCAACATCAACACCGTCGATGCGAGCGTCAGCACGGTGATCGACCGGCACTTTGTGGAGAACATGCCTCTCAATGGGCGCTCCTTCCAATCGCTGCTGACGCTGGTGCCGGGCGTAACCGCCGTCGTGTCCAGTCGAGGCACCGGTCAGAGCGGTGCGATGAGCGTGAATGGCCAGCGGACGGAATCGAATTACTTCACAGTCGATGGAGTCAGCGCGAACACGGGCGCCTCGCCGTCCACTCCCGGTTGGGGTGCAGGTTATGGCGGCTCCACTCCGGGCGAGACGGCGCTGGGCACCACACAGAGCCTCGTGTCGGTCGACGCGCTGCAGGAGTTTCGCGCCACCACTTCTACCTATTCCGCTGAGTATGGCCGCGGTCCTGGCGGGCAGTTCTCCTTCACCACTCGCTCGGGTACCAACGGCTTCCATGGTTCGCTGTTCAACTACTTCCGCAACGATGCTCTCGATGCGAACAACTTCTTCAGCAACGCCACTGGCACTCAGAAACCGAAGCAGCGGCAGAACGACTTCGGAGGCACCTTGGGTGGCCCCTTGCACATTCCAAAGCTTTACAACGGCAAAGACCGCACCTTCTTCTTCTTTTCGTATGAAGGCCTGCGTTTGCGCACCCCGCAGCCTGCAGTGGTGACAGATGTCCCCAGCCTGGCCATGCGCGCGAATGCACCCGTTCCCTTGCGCGTCTTCCTCAATGCCTTCCCGCTTCCAAATGGGCCTGAAACCGTGCAAGGCCTGGCCAGCTTCACCGGCGTCTGGTCTAACCCAGGTTCGATCAACAGTTCCAGCCTGCGCATGGACCACAGCATTACCGACACCTTCAAAGTCTTTGGCCGCTACAGCGACGCGCCGTCGGAGAGCATCACTCGGAGCACCTCAAACATGGCTCGCTCCACCTCGCAGTTGGGCAGTGCAAAGACTCTGACCCTCGGGGCAACGAACATCTTCAGTGCGCGCGCCAACAACGAGCTGCGCTTCAACCTCACGCGCAACGGGCAGGGCCTCCTTCATACCCTCGACAACTTCGGTGGCGCCACGCCATTGAAGATTTCAGCGATTCCGGGCTATAGCAATTCCGACCAGCACTGGGTCGACATCTATCTGCAGTGGGGTCTGCGGCCGAGCTACGCCTTGAACAGCAAGCGCAATCTGCAGCAGCAGATCAATCTCACCGATAGCTTCAGCCTGTCGCTGGGGAGGCACAATCTAAAGGCCGGCATCGACTATCGCCGTCTGGCTACCCAACAGGCCTCTCCCTCGCTCTATCAGTTTGCTCTCTACAACACCTATACCGAACTGATGGCGAACACGGCGCCGAATGTGACGCTCGAGCGCTTCTCTGGCGATGTGAGCCCGATCTACACCAACTTTTCCGCCTTCCTTCAGGATGAGTGGAAGATCAACTCTCGACTCAGCCTGTCGCTTGGGCTGCGTTGGGACGTCAATCCGCCGCCCTCTGACAGCAATGGCAACATTCCCTACAATCTAGACCAGACCCGCAACCTGGCAACGGCAAAGATGGCGCCCGCTGGCACTCCATTGTGGAACACGCGTTGGAACAACCTCGCTCCACGCATCGGTCTTGCCTACCATCTGCGTCAGAGCAATGGCTGGGACACCGTACTCCGCCTGGGCAGTGGCTTGTTCTACGACACCACCAATACAATGGCTTCACATGGCTACTTTGGTGTTGGCCTGGTGGGCGCGCTTCGATTTCTCAATGTCGGCTCTGCCTTTCCGGTCTCCGCCGATCAGATCGCCCAGCTTCCGGTTGGAAGCATCGCAACGCCGTACAACTTCAGCGTCTACGCCATCAATCGCGACATCAAATCTCCCTACACGATGCAGTGGAGTGCGGCGGTCGAACAGGGCATAGGTCAAAACCAGACCCTCACGTTGAACTACATCGGCTCGGCAACCCGGCAACTGCCTGTCGCCTGGACTTACAATGCCGCAGCCGCGGGAGCGATCAATCCGGACTTCAAGGCTTGGGGTCTGTACCTGACCACGAACGGCGCCAACGCCAGTTATCACGGGCTGCAGGCTCAGTTCCAGCGCCGGATCTCGAGGGGGCTCCAGGCAACGGCCTTCTACACTTGGTCCCACACGATTGACGATGCTACGAACAACTTTGGAGTGAGCAAGCTGCTGCGCGGCAATTCGGACTATGACATCCGGCACAACTTCCAAAGCGCGATCACCTACGAGCTTCCAGGGCGCTATAGCCACTCCTGGCTGAACGCGGCCTTCGCACACTGGGCGACGGACACGCGCATCTCCGCGCGGTCTGGAATGCCGGTTGATATTCTCGGCATCACTGGCGTCGATCCAACTCTGGGGACAAGTGTTTCCTACCAACCGAACCTGGTTGCCGGTCAGCCGCTCTACATTTCGGACAAGGCTGCGCCCGGTGGACGCCGCATCAATTTTGCGGCCTTCAGCACGACCGTGGTTGGAACCCATGGCAATCTCGGCCGTAATGTCGCAAACGGGTTTGGAACTTTCCAAACCGACATCGCCATCCGGCGGCAGTTTCAGCTCTCAGAGCGCTTTGGATTGCAATTCCGCGGCGAGGCCTTCAATGTCTTCAATCACCCGGTCTTCGGGTCGATTTACAACCAACTCTCGAGCGGTGCGGCGCGCTTCGGCTTGGCGTACAACACACAGAACACTCAGATGGGCGGGTTGAATTCGCTCTACCAGACGGGTGGTCCGCGGTCGGTGCAGTTGGCTCTGAAGCTGATTTTTTAA
- a CDS encoding peroxiredoxin family protein — protein sequence MQITAKSLAIAATLVWGLSASAAENWNGRWAASLQSANGVSIPFRLDISQDGDSVVGTLYNGRDPKTTSSAKISNGKIELNFEHYLTSIQAEWKDGELDGQIISLRKRTAAAGPQGNQQYAGTERQAAAYRSPAGTPFHAKRYVAPTAAKLGNIPQIGGVWEVAQETAKGEKAWRVVVEQKDAEILATVLRIDGDTGALTGEFKDGSFIASHYDGARPGRIELTPQADGSLSVKLNAVPRVVEVTAYRPEVARAKGLPEPSNFLTHTTVRDPNEVFTYSFPDVNGKTISNEDPLVKGKVVVAVVTGTWCPNCHDEAQYLVQLQKKYADKGVQVIALDFEEEDQLQSLTRVKAFIKKYGVPYPYLLAGTPAEMWDKVPQAVNLNTWPATFFIGRDGKVKAVHSGFAAPASGPYHAALKEEFTSIIDGLLREKAPSESAAPVTSARR from the coding sequence ATGCAGATCACTGCGAAATCTCTAGCCATCGCGGCTACCCTTGTCTGGGGGCTCAGCGCCTCCGCGGCAGAGAATTGGAACGGACGTTGGGCCGCCTCGCTCCAGTCCGCCAACGGCGTCTCCATCCCGTTTCGCCTCGACATCTCTCAGGACGGCGACTCCGTCGTCGGGACGCTCTATAACGGGCGCGACCCGAAAACCACCTCAAGCGCCAAGATCAGCAACGGCAAGATCGAACTGAACTTTGAGCATTACCTGACTTCGATCCAGGCGGAGTGGAAAGATGGCGAACTCGACGGCCAGATCATTTCTCTCCGCAAGCGGACGGCCGCGGCTGGTCCGCAGGGCAACCAACAGTATGCAGGCACGGAGCGGCAGGCTGCCGCATATCGTTCCCCGGCTGGCACTCCCTTCCACGCCAAGCGTTATGTGGCGCCCACGGCGGCCAAGCTCGGCAACATTCCGCAGATCGGCGGCGTGTGGGAAGTCGCTCAAGAGACCGCCAAGGGAGAGAAGGCCTGGCGTGTCGTCGTCGAACAGAAGGACGCTGAGATTCTGGCCACCGTGCTGCGCATCGATGGTGACACCGGCGCACTCACCGGCGAGTTCAAGGATGGCAGCTTCATCGCCAGCCATTACGATGGCGCGCGTCCCGGCCGGATTGAGCTAACCCCGCAAGCGGACGGCAGCCTGAGCGTGAAGCTCAACGCGGTGCCGCGTGTGGTGGAAGTAACGGCCTACCGTCCCGAGGTCGCTCGTGCCAAGGGACTTCCCGAACCCTCCAACTTCCTCACCCACACCACCGTGCGTGACCCGAATGAGGTCTTCACCTACAGCTTCCCCGACGTAAACGGCAAGACGATCTCGAACGAAGATCCGCTGGTCAAGGGCAAGGTGGTGGTGGCCGTGGTGACGGGCACCTGGTGCCCCAACTGCCACGACGAAGCGCAGTATCTGGTGCAACTCCAGAAGAAATATGCCGACAAGGGCGTACAGGTGATCGCTCTCGATTTTGAAGAGGAAGATCAACTGCAGTCGCTGACTCGCGTCAAGGCCTTCATCAAGAAGTATGGCGTGCCCTATCCCTATCTACTGGCTGGAACTCCTGCCGAGATGTGGGATAAGGTGCCCCAGGCTGTCAATCTGAACACCTGGCCCGCCACCTTCTTCATCGGCCGCGACGGCAAGGTGAAGGCGGTGCATTCCGGTTTTGCGGCACCAGCCAGCGGTCCTTATCATGCGGCCCTCAAAGAAGAGTTCACCTCGATCATTGATGGTCTCTTGCGCGAGAAGGCTCCGTCGGAAAGCGCAGCACCTGTGACTTCTGCTCGCCGTTAG
- a CDS encoding EamA family transporter, whose translation MNWIFWALLSAFFAGATAVLAKIGVSHVDSNLATAVRTTVILVVAWGIAFATVPLHSVVEMSRKSLLFLVLSGLATGLSWLCYFRALQLGEASRVAPIDKLSVVFVIIFAALFLGERLTPATIAGAALIASGAILLAIQ comes from the coding sequence ATGAACTGGATCTTCTGGGCCCTCCTGTCTGCCTTCTTTGCCGGGGCGACGGCGGTGCTGGCGAAAATTGGCGTCTCGCATGTGGATTCCAACCTCGCGACCGCGGTGCGCACTACAGTGATTCTTGTGGTGGCCTGGGGCATCGCCTTTGCGACTGTGCCTCTCCATTCTGTTGTTGAGATGAGCCGGAAGAGTCTACTTTTTCTGGTCCTGTCAGGGCTTGCGACCGGCCTTTCCTGGCTCTGTTACTTTCGCGCGCTCCAACTCGGCGAAGCCTCCCGCGTCGCTCCCATCGACAAGCTCAGCGTTGTTTTTGTCATCATTTTTGCCGCCCTCTTTCTGGGGGAGCGGCTCACTCCGGCGACGATTGCCGGCGCTGCCCTCATTGCCTCGGGCGCCATTCTGCTGGCAATCCAGTAG
- a CDS encoding DUF1566 domain-containing protein — translation MLRILFPLLFSLSLPAQQPDPNVTIQSDAAARLEIDGKPSGDLRPGQPLRLSLPPGEHQLQAIAAQPAATPWRKLILVSSALPATVHIPLRAHLLGVQILKQGTWKDERSGLLWAAADNGSGVTVSQANYYCSHLDLAGHKDWRLPTIDELQPLFGGTADERGFRVIVPLKLSGWAWSSTQGNEEAENWALDFADGARASVAAGDAGLNRALCVRR, via the coding sequence ATGCTAAGAATTCTTTTCCCTCTCCTCTTCTCCCTCTCCCTGCCGGCCCAGCAGCCAGACCCGAATGTCACGATCCAGTCCGATGCGGCGGCGCGTCTGGAAATTGATGGAAAACCTTCAGGTGACCTCAGGCCCGGCCAGCCCCTGCGGCTCAGTCTTCCACCTGGAGAGCACCAGCTCCAAGCGATCGCAGCGCAACCCGCCGCCACCCCGTGGCGGAAGCTGATTCTTGTCTCGTCCGCACTCCCGGCGACGGTCCACATCCCCTTGCGCGCGCACCTGCTCGGCGTTCAGATTCTGAAGCAGGGGACCTGGAAAGATGAACGTAGCGGTTTGCTTTGGGCTGCCGCCGACAATGGTTCGGGCGTCACCGTCAGCCAGGCGAACTACTATTGCAGCCACCTCGATCTTGCCGGCCATAAAGACTGGCGGCTCCCCACGATTGATGAACTGCAACCGCTCTTCGGCGGCACGGCCGACGAGCGTGGTTTTCGCGTGATTGTCCCATTGAAGCTCTCCGGATGGGCCTGGAGTTCCACGCAAGGCAACGAAGAAGCAGAGAACTGGGCCCTCGATTTTGCCGATGGCGCTCGTGCGTCTGTCGCTGCAGGGGATGCTGGACTGAATCGCGCGCTCTGCGTCCGCCGCTGA
- a CDS encoding PepSY-associated TM helix domain-containing protein: MNFSFVTRFVRSPQQLWLRKAFFQIHLWVGLFVALYVVLIGITGSILVFRKELEAWSRPAELRAQWDGRAQIDMAAAISLIEKAVPNRTISFIYAPKPDLPAYMGLLPGKDGTLTVALDPNTGRVLGTETAAQHAFLRLVGQFHYFLLLPRASGLTLNGIGSVFLLILTGSGLLLWWPGIQSWKRGFIVDFSKSWKRINFDAHNVIGFWTLSIVAFWALTGVYFAWPAPVTSVITQFSPLSNPMKRFAVEAVKKGMPRQDPAVILAEAERLSAGRNLTAVSLPAAPAPMLVYVSRSTTGTLLESDYLYFDPYTGRHLGTWQRGLTHTAGDWILWSIYPLHFGTQWGLTVKILWALLGLSLPALVITGALMYWNRYLGKQWAQMQRAWNRK, encoded by the coding sequence ATGAACTTCAGCTTCGTAACCCGTTTCGTCCGTTCTCCCCAACAGCTCTGGCTTCGCAAGGCGTTCTTTCAGATCCATCTTTGGGTGGGACTGTTTGTGGCGCTTTATGTCGTTCTGATCGGAATTACCGGTTCAATTCTGGTGTTCCGCAAAGAACTGGAGGCCTGGAGCCGCCCTGCCGAGCTTCGCGCCCAATGGGACGGGAGGGCTCAGATTGATATGGCGGCCGCCATATCGCTGATCGAGAAGGCGGTACCAAATCGGACAATCAGTTTCATCTATGCTCCGAAGCCCGACCTTCCGGCCTATATGGGTCTGCTCCCTGGCAAAGACGGAACGCTGACGGTTGCTCTCGATCCCAATACCGGCCGCGTGCTCGGAACTGAGACTGCCGCGCAGCATGCCTTCCTACGGCTCGTCGGGCAGTTTCACTACTTTCTGCTTCTTCCTCGCGCCTCTGGTCTCACTCTGAATGGCATTGGCTCTGTATTCCTGCTGATCCTCACCGGCAGTGGACTGCTCTTGTGGTGGCCCGGGATTCAGTCCTGGAAGCGAGGATTTATCGTCGACTTCTCCAAAAGCTGGAAGCGCATCAACTTCGATGCCCATAACGTGATCGGCTTCTGGACTCTCTCGATCGTCGCGTTTTGGGCCCTTACTGGCGTCTACTTTGCCTGGCCTGCACCGGTTACCAGTGTGATCACCCAGTTTTCGCCGCTTTCGAATCCAATGAAGCGATTCGCGGTAGAAGCGGTGAAGAAGGGTATGCCACGGCAGGATCCCGCTGTGATTCTGGCCGAAGCAGAGAGGTTGAGTGCGGGTCGCAATCTGACTGCGGTGAGCCTGCCCGCCGCACCCGCGCCGATGCTGGTCTATGTGTCGAGGAGTACGACCGGAACTCTGCTGGAGTCAGACTACCTCTATTTTGATCCCTATACCGGTCGGCATCTCGGCACTTGGCAGAGAGGGCTCACGCACACGGCGGGCGATTGGATTCTGTGGTCGATCTATCCCTTGCATTTCGGCACGCAGTGGGGTCTTACCGTCAAAATTCTCTGGGCTCTGCTCGGACTCTCTCTCCCAGCCCTGGTCATTACCGGTGCGCTGATGTATTGGAATCGCTACCTCGGGAAGCAATGGGCTCAGATGCAGCGAGCTTGGAACAGGAAGTAA